AAGACAAGCAAATCAATATTTCCATCCTAACATCAAAAGGCGAGGTAGTTAGAAATTTTGACCAATTTTCTGACCGGCAAACAGATATTTCAGATTTAGTACGAGGACTATACTTTCTGAGAGTAGCTGATAAGAAGGGAGTAGAAATATTAAAATTTATAAAACATTAACCACCAAATATGAAAGTCATTAAAGTACTCTCCTTGACAGTTTATTTATTTTTATCGTAAAGCCCACTTAATTACTGTAGGCTAATTTTATTTGGTTTTTAAAAATCGAGTCTGCTTTACTCATTCGTCCAACCAATTTATCAAAAATAGTATTTTTATGAATGGATCGATTGATTCGATAGCAAAATTCATCTAAATATCCCTGAAGATAGTCATGATTTACGCTATGATGAATGCCCCGTATCCAACTCTTTAGCTGCTGAATACATCGGTGCATTACTTTGAAATTCTTGTCTGGCTCACTCTTCTCCTGAGTTATGTTATAAACATCACATAAAGGAGAGTAGCCTCGCCACTTATCTGTCAAAACTGTGGCTTCGCTCGAAATGTGTTTTTCAAATAACGTCTTAAGCTCCTTTGTAGATGCATTTTCTATCTTTCTAGCATACATTCTTTTGATCCCTGTTGTACCGTTTTTCTCTACTGCAACAATGATTTGCGCCTTTTTCTCTGCACCACGTCCAATTTGATCTTCTTCTTTTTGGCCTATAAACGCTTCATCTACTTCAACTTGTCCAGTTAATGGGTGCTTTTCTGAACTCTTCATTGCAATTCTTACCTTATGTTGAAACATCAAGGCAGTTTTACGATTAATACCAACATTTTTTGCCAATTGCTCTGCGGAGATACTCTTAGTTGTGGCGGTCATTTTGAAAACAATATAAAACGCCTTCTCAATTCCAAATTTAACTTTATGGAACAATGTATTAGCCGTTGGAGAAATAATTCTTTGACAATTTTTACATCGCTTATGATGCAAAAACAAACAATTATGCTCTTCTTTACAATGACATTGCGGACATTCAAAGCCATTGGACCATTTGTGATGTGCTAAATAAGCATAGCAGCTATCTTTGTCTGAAAACCTTTTTATAAATTCCAGTTCATTTTGTCCTGTAAATATTTCAAATCCTTCCATTATTAATATTTTATTCCGTAAATATACAAAATTTTCTTAATACGTAGGTAAGTGGGCTTTACTATATTTTTATTTCATTCATTTTCAATATGGTCTCAGGCAGGTAATACAGCAGGTAAAACTTCCCCATTGTCTATTACTAAACACAGTATACTCTTAAAAAATGGCAAAACGATACAATTTACAGCGACTGCCGGGTATCTGCATTTAAAGACGGAAGATGGAAAAGACAGAGCCCATATGTTTTTTACCGCCTACACAAAAGATGGAGAAACGGATATCGCAAAACGGCCTGTAACTTATACTTTTAATGGTGGTCCGGGTTCTGCATCAGTATGGTTACATATGGGTGCATTAGGTCCTAAACGTATCCTTATGGCAGACGACGGAGCTTCTCTTTCACCGCCATACACCATTGTGGACAATGAATATACCTGGCTTGAGTTTACAGATCTGGTGTTTATCGACCCGGTGATGACAGGATTTAGCAGACCGGCAGATTCTATTGATAAAAAAGAATTTACCGGATATAAAGAAGATATAGAATCTGTCGGCGAATTTATTCAGATTTATTCCACCAGATATGGCAGATGGGGTAGTCCCAAATATCTGGCCGGAGAAAGTTATGGCACTACCAGAGCAGCAGGATTAAGCGAGCATCTTCAGACACGTTACGGGATGTATCTCAATGGAATTTTATTGATATCGCAGATTACAAATTTCCAGACTGCAAGATTTGAAATTGGTAATGACTTGCCGTACCCTTTGTTTTTACCTACTTACACAGCAACTGCCTGGTTTCATAAGAAACTGGATAAAAAGTTTACAGATTTGAACAAATTACTGGAAGAAGTCAGATATTTTGCTTTGAATGATTATACATTGGCACTTACTTTGGGAGATAAAATTTCGCCCACAGAAAAAGACAGAATTGCCGGCAAATTGGCTGAATATACTGGTTTGTCAAAAGAATACATTTTCCGGACCAATCTGAGAATTAATATTCACCGGTTTACAAAAGAACTAAGAAGGTCAGAAGGATTGACGGTGGGGCGATTGGACAGCAGATTTATGGCATCCGATTATAATGATGCCGGTGAATCACCTGAATTTGACCCGAGTTACAATGCCACTATTTACGGTCCATACACAACGGCTATGTACGAACATTTAAAGAAAAATTTAAAAATTGACATTGAAATTCCTTATGAAATCCTGACAGGAAGGGTACAGCCATGGAATTATAATAATGTTCAGAATCAATATTTGAACGTATCTGAAAATCTCAGGAAAGCTATGGTTAAAAACCCGTTTATGAAAGTATTGGTTTGCAATGGATATTATGATCTTGCAACTCCGTTTTTTGCATCAGAATATACCATGGATCATATGTTCTTACCTGAAAAACTCAAAAATAACATCAAAATGACTTATTATCAAGCTGGACACATGATGTATATTGATAACAAATCACTTATTGAATTTACGGATGATGTGCGCACATTTTACGGGAGATAATGATAGGCATAAGATTTACTACCAGCAGTATTCTTCCGTTTCATGAAAGGATTCAATTTAGTTTTAAACAATTATT
The genomic region above belongs to Saprospiraceae bacterium and contains:
- a CDS encoding IS1595 family transposase, encoding MEGFEIFTGQNELEFIKRFSDKDSCYAYLAHHKWSNGFECPQCHCKEEHNCLFLHHKRCKNCQRIISPTANTLFHKVKFGIEKAFYIVFKMTATTKSISAEQLAKNVGINRKTALMFQHKVRIAMKSSEKHPLTGQVEVDEAFIGQKEEDQIGRGAEKKAQIIVAVEKNGTTGIKRMYARKIENASTKELKTLFEKHISSEATVLTDKWRGYSPLCDVYNITQEKSEPDKNFKVMHRCIQQLKSWIRGIHHSVNHDYLQGYLDEFCYRINRSIHKNTIFDKLVGRMSKADSIFKNQIKLAYSN
- a CDS encoding peptidase S10 — protein: MWSQAGNTAGKTSPLSITKHSILLKNGKTIQFTATAGYLHLKTEDGKDRAHMFFTAYTKDGETDIAKRPVTYTFNGGPGSASVWLHMGALGPKRILMADDGASLSPPYTIVDNEYTWLEFTDLVFIDPVMTGFSRPADSIDKKEFTGYKEDIESVGEFIQIYSTRYGRWGSPKYLAGESYGTTRAAGLSEHLQTRYGMYLNGILLISQITNFQTARFEIGNDLPYPLFLPTYTATAWFHKKLDKKFTDLNKLLEEVRYFALNDYTLALTLGDKISPTEKDRIAGKLAEYTGLSKEYIFRTNLRINIHRFTKELRRSEGLTVGRLDSRFMASDYNDAGESPEFDPSYNATIYGPYTTAMYEHLKKNLKIDIEIPYEILTGRVQPWNYNNVQNQYLNVSENLRKAMVKNPFMKVLVCNGYYDLATPFFASEYTMDHMFLPEKLKNNIKMTYYQAGHMMYIDNKSLIEFTDDVRTFYGR